One window of Chryseobacterium culicis genomic DNA carries:
- a CDS encoding OmpA family protein, whose protein sequence is MSLNVIDLIKGQLGPALVSQAASQFGESESGISKAIGGLLPAVVGGLANNADKPGVVDAITQASSSGILGNLLGGSSSNPIISNLLSSIFGDKVSALVNSIASFSGVSNTSAGSLLNLVTGATVGTVGKYAADNNLGASGISSLLNDQKGIISSLLPAGLSLASFGLGAENWFGQAKETVSSVTSTAKDNLAEGVATARENVSEGAREVRERFENNNNNNQGGGSIWKWLLPLLLLIAAAYFLWKQCEKKQTTTTTTTTSDSAATSSTTDTAAATGTATPAPATAKTDENIDLNGVMLKGYKGGMEDQMITFLKSGGYKNAADDSALKDKWYDFDHVNFKMGSSSELEAGSQGQLDNLVAILKAFPDAKIKIGGYTDKTGNEANNVKLSKARAEFIKAALAKAGVGAQVLEAEGYGSKFAKVDAKASDAERAADRKMSVRFAK, encoded by the coding sequence ATGTCTTTAAATGTCATTGATTTAATTAAAGGACAATTAGGTCCCGCTTTAGTTTCACAGGCTGCATCGCAGTTTGGAGAAAGTGAATCCGGTATTTCTAAAGCAATTGGCGGATTATTACCTGCTGTAGTAGGTGGATTAGCCAATAACGCAGATAAGCCTGGCGTTGTGGATGCTATTACACAAGCCTCTTCAAGTGGAATTTTAGGAAACTTATTAGGTGGTTCGTCCAGCAATCCTATTATTTCGAACTTGTTGTCTTCAATTTTTGGAGATAAAGTAAGTGCATTAGTGAATTCCATTGCCAGTTTTTCAGGAGTCAGCAATACCTCTGCAGGTTCTTTGTTAAACCTGGTGACTGGAGCTACAGTAGGCACTGTCGGAAAATATGCAGCAGACAATAATTTGGGTGCTTCAGGTATTTCCAGCTTACTGAATGATCAGAAAGGCATTATTTCTTCTTTATTGCCGGCAGGTCTTTCTTTGGCTTCCTTTGGATTAGGAGCTGAAAATTGGTTTGGTCAGGCGAAAGAAACAGTTTCTTCAGTAACTTCTACTGCTAAAGATAACCTTGCAGAAGGTGTTGCTACAGCAAGAGAAAATGTTTCCGAAGGAGCTAGAGAAGTGAGAGAACGATTTGAAAATAATAACAATAATAATCAAGGCGGAGGTTCAATCTGGAAATGGTTGCTTCCGCTTTTATTATTGATAGCCGCTGCTTATTTCTTATGGAAACAGTGTGAGAAAAAACAGACAACTACAACTACGACCACTACGTCTGATTCTGCAGCTACCAGCTCAACGACAGATACAGCAGCTGCTACAGGAACAGCAACTCCTGCTCCTGCAACAGCTAAGACAGATGAAAACATTGATCTTAACGGAGTGATGTTAAAAGGTTACAAAGGAGGAATGGAAGATCAGATGATTACCTTCCTGAAATCCGGAGGATACAAAAACGCCGCTGATGATTCAGCATTGAAAGATAAGTGGTACGATTTCGATCATGTTAATTTCAAAATGGGAAGTTCTTCTGAACTTGAAGCAGGTTCACAAGGACAGCTGGATAACTTAGTGGCTATCCTGAAAGCTTTCCCTGATGCAAAAATCAAAATCGGAGGTTATACTGACAAAACAGGAAATGAAGCTAACAACGTAAAACTGTCAAAAGCAAGAGCTGAATTCATCAAAGCTGCTTTAGCAAAAGCAGGAGTTGGTGCTCAGGTTCTAGAAGCAGAAGGCTATGGAAGTAAATTTGCAAAAGTAGATGCAAAAGCTTCTGATGCTGAAAGAGCTGCTGACAGAAAAATGTCTGTAAGATTTGCAAAATAG
- the proS gene encoding proline--tRNA ligase — protein MAKLTSRSEDYSKWYNELVVKADLAENSGVRGCMVIKPYGYAIWEKMRDEMDKKFKETGHVNAYFPLFVPKSLFEAEEKNAEGFAKECAVVTHYRLKTDPDNPSKLIVDPDAKLEEELIVRPTSEAIIWNTYKNWIQSYRDLPILINQWANVVRWEMRTRLFLRTAEFLWQEGHTAHATKDEAVEEAEKMNKVYADFAENFMAMPVIQGLKTPSERFAGADETYCIEALMQDGKALQAGTSHFLGQNFAKAFDVKFTNKEGKIEHAWATSWGTSTRLMGALIMTHSDDFGLVLPPTLAPIQVVIVPIFKGDEQLEQISEMALDIQAKLKAKGISVKFDNDTQNKPGWKFAEYELKGVPVRIAMGPRDLENKSVEIARRDNLTKEVRSIEGIDSYIEDLLKTIQQDIYNKAFEFRKNNITKVDTYEEFKKVLEEKGGFIYAHWDGTAEEEEQIKDETKATIRCIPLDDDVEEGISLISGKPSKRRVLFAKAY, from the coding sequence ATGGCAAAATTAACCTCAAGAAGCGAAGATTACAGCAAATGGTATAATGAGCTGGTTGTAAAAGCTGATTTAGCTGAAAACTCAGGCGTGCGTGGATGTATGGTGATCAAACCGTATGGCTATGCGATCTGGGAAAAAATGCGTGATGAAATGGATAAAAAATTCAAAGAAACAGGTCACGTTAACGCATACTTCCCGCTTTTTGTGCCCAAGAGCTTATTTGAGGCTGAGGAAAAAAATGCAGAAGGTTTTGCAAAAGAATGTGCTGTTGTTACCCACTACAGATTAAAAACCGATCCGGACAATCCTTCCAAGCTGATTGTAGATCCGGATGCAAAACTGGAAGAAGAACTTATTGTTCGTCCTACTTCAGAAGCAATCATCTGGAATACTTACAAAAACTGGATTCAGTCTTACAGAGACTTACCAATATTGATCAACCAATGGGCGAATGTTGTTCGTTGGGAAATGAGAACACGTCTTTTCTTAAGAACCGCAGAGTTTTTATGGCAGGAAGGTCACACCGCTCACGCTACAAAAGATGAAGCTGTTGAAGAAGCAGAAAAGATGAATAAAGTATATGCAGATTTTGCAGAAAACTTTATGGCAATGCCGGTAATTCAAGGATTAAAAACACCATCTGAAAGATTTGCAGGAGCTGATGAAACATATTGTATTGAAGCATTAATGCAGGATGGAAAAGCTTTACAGGCAGGAACATCTCACTTCTTAGGTCAGAATTTCGCAAAAGCATTTGACGTAAAATTCACCAATAAAGAAGGAAAGATAGAACATGCATGGGCTACCTCATGGGGAACATCCACTCGTTTGATGGGAGCTTTGATTATGACACACTCTGATGATTTCGGATTGGTACTGCCTCCTACTCTGGCACCGATTCAGGTAGTAATTGTTCCGATCTTTAAAGGTGATGAACAATTGGAACAAATCAGTGAAATGGCATTAGATATCCAGGCTAAGCTGAAAGCAAAAGGAATTTCTGTAAAATTTGATAATGATACTCAGAACAAACCAGGATGGAAATTTGCAGAATATGAATTGAAAGGAGTTCCTGTTAGAATTGCAATGGGACCAAGAGATCTTGAAAATAAGTCAGTGGAAATCGCAAGAAGAGACAATCTGACTAAAGAAGTTCGTTCTATTGAAGGAATTGATTCTTATATTGAAGATCTGTTGAAAACAATTCAGCAAGATATTTACAACAAAGCATTTGAATTCAGAAAAAATAATATCACGAAAGTGGATACGTATGAAGAATTCAAAAAAGTTCTTGAAGAGAAAGGTGGATTCATCTATGCTCACTGGGATGGGACAGCTGAAGAAGAGGAACAAATCAAAGATGAAACAAAGGCAACCATCAGATGTATTCCTTTGGATGATGATGTAGAAGAAGGAATTTCATTAATTTCCGGAAAACCTTCTAAGAGACGTGTATTATTCGCAAAAGCTTATTAA